A genomic region of Candidatus Pseudomonas phytovorans contains the following coding sequences:
- the rpoB gene encoding DNA-directed RNA polymerase subunit beta, producing MAYSYTEKKRIRKDFSKLPDVMDVPYLLAIQLDSYREFLQAGASKDHFRDVGLHAAFKSVFPIISYSGNAALEYVGYRLGEPAFDVKECVLRGVTFAVPLRVKVRLIIFDKESSNKAIKDIKEQEVYMGEIPLMTENGTFVINGTERVIVSQLHRSPGVFFDHDRGKTHSSGKLLYSARIIPYRGSWLDFEFDPKDCVFVRIDRRRKLPASVLLRALGYSTEEVLNTFYTTNVFHVSGENLSLELVPQRLRGEVAVMDIHDENGKVIVEQGRRITARHINQLEKAGVKQLDVPMEYVLGRTSAKAIVHPATGEILAECNTELTTDLLIKVAKAQVVRIETLYTNDIDCGPFISDTLKIDTTSNQLEALVEIYRMMRPGEPPTKDAAETLFNNLFFSAERYDLSAVGRMKFNRRIGRTEIEGSGVLSKEDIVEVLKTLVDIRNGKGIVDDIDHLGNRRVRCVGEMAENQFRVGLVRVERAVKERLSMAESEGLMPQDLINAKPVAAAVKEFFGSSQLSQFMDQNNPLSEITHKRRVSALGPGGLTRERAGFEVRDVHPTHYGRVCPIETPEGPNIGLINSLAAYARTNQYGFLESPYRVVKEGVVSDDIVFLSAIEEADHVIAQASAAMNDKKQLIDELVAVRHLNEFTVKAPEDVTLMDVSPKQVVSVAASLIPFLEHDDANRALMGSNMQRQAVPTLRADKPLVGTGMERNVARDSGVCVVARRGGVIDSVDASRIVVRVNDDEVETGEAGVDIYNLTKYTRSNQNTCINQRPLVSKGDQVQRSDIMADGPSTDMGELALGQNMRIAFMAWNGFNFEDSICLSERVVQEDRFTTIHIQELTCVARDTKLGPEEITADIPNVGEAALNKLDEAGIVYVGAEVGAGDILVGKVTPKGETQLTPEEKLLRAIFGEKASDVKDTSLRVPTGTKGTVIDVQVFTRDGVERDTRALAIEKMQLDEIRKDLNEEFRIVEGATFERLRSALNGQVVDGGAGLKKGTVIADDVLDGLEHGQWFKLRMAEDALNEQLEKAQQYIVDRRRLLDDKFEDKKRKLQQGDDLAPGVLKIVKVYLAIRRRIQPGDKMAGRHGNKGVVSVIMPVEDMPHDANGTPVDVVLNPLGVPSRMNVGQILETHLGLAAKGLGEKIDRMIEEQRKAAELRTFLTEIYNEIGGRQESLEEFTDEEIFALANNLKKGVPMATPVFDGAKESEIKAMLKLADLPESGQMVLFDGRTGNKFERPVTVGYMYMLKLNHLVDDKMHARSTGSYSLVTQQPLGGKAQFGGQRFGEMEVWALEAYGAAYTLQEMLTVKSDDVNGRTKMYKNIVDGDHRMEPGMPESFNVLIKEIRSLGIDIDLETE from the coding sequence GGCCTTCAAATCGGTATTCCCGATCATCAGCTACTCCGGCAATGCTGCCTTGGAGTACGTAGGCTATCGCCTGGGCGAGCCTGCCTTCGATGTGAAGGAATGTGTCCTGCGTGGCGTGACCTTCGCGGTCCCACTGCGGGTCAAGGTGCGCCTGATCATCTTCGACAAGGAATCGTCGAACAAGGCGATCAAGGACATCAAAGAGCAAGAAGTCTACATGGGTGAAATCCCCCTGATGACTGAGAACGGTACCTTCGTTATCAACGGTACCGAGCGTGTGATCGTTTCCCAGCTGCACCGTTCGCCTGGTGTGTTCTTCGACCACGACCGTGGCAAGACTCACAGCTCCGGCAAGCTGCTGTACTCCGCTCGCATCATCCCTTACCGCGGTTCCTGGCTGGACTTCGAGTTCGACCCGAAAGACTGCGTGTTCGTGCGTATCGACCGTCGCCGCAAACTGCCGGCGTCTGTGCTGCTGCGCGCCTTGGGTTACAGCACTGAAGAAGTGCTGAATACCTTCTACACCACCAACGTGTTCCACGTTTCTGGCGAAAATCTCAGCCTGGAACTGGTGCCGCAGCGTCTGCGTGGTGAAGTTGCGGTCATGGACATCCATGACGAAAACGGCAAAGTCATTGTCGAGCAGGGCCGCCGTATTACAGCGCGCCACATCAACCAGCTCGAGAAGGCCGGCGTCAAGCAGCTGGACGTTCCAATGGAATACGTCCTGGGTCGCACCTCGGCCAAGGCCATTGTGCACCCGGCTACTGGCGAGATCCTGGCTGAGTGCAACACCGAGCTGACCACCGATCTGCTGATCAAAGTCGCCAAGGCACAGGTCGTCCGTATCGAGACCCTGTACACCAACGACATCGATTGCGGTCCGTTCATCTCCGACACCCTGAAGATCGACACCACCAGCAATCAGCTGGAAGCCCTGGTCGAGATCTACCGCATGATGCGTCCAGGTGAGCCGCCGACCAAGGATGCCGCCGAGACCCTGTTCAACAACCTGTTCTTCAGCGCCGAGCGTTACGACCTGTCCGCAGTCGGCCGCATGAAGTTCAACCGTCGTATCGGTCGTACCGAGATCGAAGGTTCGGGCGTGCTGAGCAAGGAAGACATCGTCGAGGTCCTCAAGACCCTGGTCGATATCCGTAACGGCAAAGGCATTGTCGACGACATCGACCACCTGGGTAACCGTCGCGTACGTTGCGTCGGCGAGATGGCCGAGAACCAGTTCCGCGTTGGCCTGGTGCGTGTTGAGCGCGCGGTCAAGGAACGCCTGTCGATGGCGGAAAGCGAAGGCTTGATGCCACAGGACCTGATCAACGCCAAACCGGTTGCGGCGGCGGTGAAAGAGTTCTTCGGTTCCAGCCAGCTGTCCCAGTTCATGGACCAGAACAACCCGCTCTCCGAGATCACCCACAAGCGCCGCGTCTCTGCACTCGGCCCGGGCGGTCTGACCCGTGAGCGTGCTGGCTTTGAAGTCCGTGACGTACACCCGACCCACTACGGTCGTGTGTGCCCGATCGAGACCCCTGAAGGTCCGAACATCGGTCTGATCAACTCCCTGGCGGCCTACGCCCGCACCAACCAGTACGGCTTCCTGGAAAGCCCGTACCGTGTGGTGAAGGAAGGCGTTGTCAGCGACGACATCGTGTTCCTGTCGGCCATTGAAGAAGCGGATCACGTCATCGCCCAGGCTTCGGCCGCGATGAACGACAAGAAGCAACTGATCGATGAGCTGGTAGCCGTTCGTCACCTGAACGAATTCACCGTCAAGGCGCCGGAAGACGTCACCCTGATGGACGTTTCGCCGAAGCAGGTTGTTTCCGTTGCTGCCTCGCTGATTCCATTCCTCGAGCACGACGACGCCAACCGTGCGTTGATGGGTTCGAACATGCAGCGTCAGGCTGTACCAACCCTGCGTGCTGACAAGCCGCTGGTAGGTACCGGCATGGAGCGCAACGTTGCCCGTGACTCCGGTGTCTGCGTAGTTGCTCGTCGCGGTGGTGTGATCGATTCGGTCGACGCCAGCCGTATCGTCGTTCGCGTCAATGACGACGAAGTCGAAACGGGTGAAGCAGGTGTGGATATCTACAACCTGACCAAGTACACCCGTTCGAACCAGAACACCTGCATCAACCAGCGGCCGCTGGTGAGCAAGGGTGACCAGGTTCAGCGCAGCGACATCATGGCCGACGGCCCGTCCACCGACATGGGTGAACTGGCGCTGGGTCAGAACATGCGCATCGCGTTCATGGCGTGGAACGGCTTCAACTTCGAAGACTCCATCTGTCTGTCCGAGCGTGTGGTTCAGGAAGACCGCTTTACCACCATCCACATCCAGGAACTGACCTGTGTGGCGCGTGACACCAAGCTTGGCCCAGAGGAAATCACTGCGGACATCCCGAACGTGGGTGAAGCCGCACTGAACAAGCTGGACGAAGCCGGTATCGTTTACGTAGGTGCTGAAGTAGGCGCTGGCGACATCCTGGTCGGTAAGGTCACGCCAAAAGGCGAAACCCAGCTGACGCCGGAAGAAAAACTGTTGCGCGCAATCTTCGGTGAGAAGGCCAGCGACGTTAAGGACACCTCCCTGCGCGTGCCAACCGGCACCAAGGGTACTGTCATTGACGTACAGGTCTTCACCCGCGATGGCGTAGAGCGCGACACTCGCGCCCTGGCCATCGAGAAGATGCAGCTGGACGAGATCCGCAAGGACCTCAACGAAGAGTTCCGTATCGTTGAAGGTGCAACCTTCGAGCGCCTGCGTTCTGCCCTGAACGGCCAGGTAGTCGACGGTGGCGCGGGCCTGAAGAAAGGCACCGTGATTGCTGATGACGTGCTGGACGGTCTGGAGCACGGCCAGTGGTTCAAACTGCGCATGGCTGAAGATGCACTGAACGAGCAGCTGGAAAAGGCTCAGCAGTACATCGTCGACCGTCGCCGTCTGCTGGACGACAAGTTCGAAGACAAGAAACGCAAGCTGCAGCAGGGCGATGACCTGGCTCCGGGCGTACTGAAGATCGTCAAGGTTTACCTGGCAATCCGCCGTCGCATCCAGCCGGGTGACAAGATGGCCGGTCGTCACGGTAACAAGGGTGTTGTCTCGGTAATCATGCCGGTTGAAGACATGCCGCACGATGCCAACGGTACTCCGGTTGATGTCGTACTGAACCCGCTGGGCGTACCTTCGCGTATGAACGTCGGTCAGATCCTTGAAACCCACCTGGGCCTCGCGGCCAAAGGTCTGGGCGAGAAGATCGACCGCATGATCGAAGAGCAACGCAAAGCTGCTGAACTGCGTACCTTCCTCACCGAGATCTACAACGAGATCGGTGGTCGTCAGGAGAGCTTGGAAGAGTTCACTGACGAAGAGATCTTCGCTCTGGCAAACAACCTGAAGAAGGGTGTGCCTATGGCCACTCCAGTCTTCGACGGTGCCAAGGAAAGCGAGATCAAGGCCATGCTGAAGCTGGCAGACCTGCCAGAAAGCGGCCAGATGGTGCTGTTCGATGGCCGTACTGGCAACAAGTTCGAGCGTCCTGTGACCGTGGGTTACATGTACATGCTCAAGCTGAACCACTTGGTGGACGACAAGATGCACGCGCGTTCCACTGGTTCCTACAGCCTGGTTACCCAGCAGCCGCTGGGTGGTAAGGCACAGTTCGGTGGTCAGCGTTTCGGGGAAATGGAAGTGTGGGCGCTGGAAGCATACGGCGCGGCATACACCCTGCAAGAAATGCTCACAGTGAAGTCGGACGACGTGAACGGCCGTACCAAGATGTACAAAAACATCGTGGATGGCGATCACCGTATGGAGCCGGGCATGCCCGAGTCCTTCAACGTGTTGATCAAAGAGATTCGTTCGCTCGGTATCGATATCGATCTGGAAACCGAATAA